The Mycoplasma sp. 1654_15 genome contains a region encoding:
- a CDS encoding aromatic motif membrane protein: protein MKVNKKYFSVLFLPLFSSLLLSSCSEVSTFYTSSPTVQKKDSNSIEQLLNNIYIDKQDQKQTYIFQQNTLDKNKQLEELKYSFSLYNPSLFKINTKISPNLDFLAKQTIYNNFSNNWLFILRNIKNFEFAFNPYSFSYSPYSGEKEDFGNQEDKFLKIKNENFSFIKKEIVTENNYWTEQNIYYLIFDKNKILRLWTFERNQQIFARFDFDLFIYKDNPNFIISFIDDIHNEILSYSTETQSEEISNILSDLRKSEEQEIKTVLDTNKQSEKKDSNTDQNVEEQIKNIQSSYNQTIDKVTQQINKKYLENKITQEESKYNILKNNYYFSLNQKINNLNNKWHFEKFSFRNIDSETLQISKNQEEKNNNNEEKWSKFLNNDAILNLLNIVFNNLAEKESYINSQKFLDSKIYSKLIKSYLFYYNHLNTNPDGNPYAYLVSQEKIKNLFSKNWLWFLFYLNKAYFMRTINPIDSVDSQLDELQKDNSESSGFYSPTSNVFSDLVYKKVEDNFDKPLSQTKEYFKKYSILLQNEDKFVFSIEVIHTYNNLKNKIKNTIVTLSPYIFIVNTTNDSEQNNLNLNDLAKLIFAGSTNNVKKFNLTKKNIKFFKNLTFKSHLFIFSDFFYKNKEK, encoded by the coding sequence ATGAAAGTAAATAAAAAATATTTTTCAGTCTTATTTTTGCCTTTATTTTCTAGCCTTTTGCTCTCGTCTTGTTCAGAGGTTTCTACTTTTTACACTTCTTCACCTACTGTTCAAAAAAAAGACAGTAATTCAATAGAACAACTTTTAAATAACATATATATTGACAAACAAGATCAAAAACAAACCTATATTTTTCAACAAAATACTTTAGATAAAAACAAGCAATTAGAAGAATTAAAATATTCTTTTTCTTTATATAATCCAAGTTTGTTTAAAATTAATACAAAAATAAGTCCTAACTTAGATTTTTTAGCAAAACAAACTATTTATAATAATTTTAGTAATAACTGATTATTTATTTTAAGAAATATAAAAAACTTTGAATTTGCATTTAATCCATATTCTTTTTCTTATTCTCCTTATTCAGGAGAAAAAGAAGATTTTGGAAATCAAGAAGATAAATTTTTAAAAATAAAAAACGAAAACTTTTCATTTATAAAAAAAGAAATCGTTACAGAAAATAATTATTGAACTGAACAAAATATTTATTATTTAATTTTCGATAAAAATAAAATTTTGAGATTATGAACTTTTGAAAGAAATCAACAAATTTTTGCAAGATTTGATTTTGACCTTTTTATTTATAAAGATAATCCTAATTTTATTATTAGTTTTATTGATGATATTCATAACGAAATTTTAAGTTATTCTACAGAAACGCAATCTGAAGAAATTAGTAATATATTGTCTGATCTTCGAAAAAGTGAAGAACAAGAAATTAAAACTGTGTTAGATACCAATAAACAATCAGAAAAAAAAGATTCCAACACTGACCAAAACGTCGAAGAACAGATAAAAAATATTCAGTCATCTTATAATCAAACAATTGATAAAGTTACACAACAAATTAATAAGAAATATTTAGAAAATAAAATTACTCAAGAAGAATCTAAATACAATATTTTAAAAAATAATTATTATTTTTCTTTAAATCAAAAAATAAACAATTTAAATAATAAATGACACTTTGAAAAATTTAGCTTCAGAAACATAGATTCAGAGACGTTACAAATAAGCAAAAACCAAGAAGAAAAAAACAACAATAATGAAGAAAAATGAAGTAAATTTTTAAATAACGATGCAATTTTAAATTTACTTAATATAGTTTTTAATAATCTTGCAGAAAAAGAAAGTTATATTAATTCACAAAAATTTTTAGATTCAAAAATTTACTCAAAATTAATTAAAAGTTATTTATTTTATTATAACCACTTAAACACAAATCCTGATGGTAACCCGTATGCCTATTTAGTGTCTCAAGAAAAAATAAAAAATTTGTTTTCTAAAAACTGATTATGATTTTTATTTTATTTAAATAAAGCTTATTTTATGAGAACTATAAATCCAATAGATTCTGTAGATAGTCAGTTAGATGAGTTACAAAAGGACAACTCAGAATCTTCCGGTTTTTACAGTCCAACCTCCAATGTTTTTTCTGATTTAGTTTACAAAAAAGTCGAAGATAATTTTGACAAACCTCTTTCACAAACTAAAGAATATTTTAAAAAGTATTCGATTCTACTTCAAAATGAAGATAAATTTGTATTTAGTATAGAAGTAATTCATACATATAACAATTTAAAAAATAAAATAAAAAATACTATTGTGACTTTATCACCTTATATTTTTATAGTAAATACTACTAATGACAGTGAACAAAATAATTTAAATTTAAATGATTTAGCCAAATTAATCTTTGCAGGTTCAACAAATAATGTAAAAAAATTTAATTTAACTAAAAAAAATATAAAATTTTTTAAAAACTTAACTTTTAAATCACACTTGTTTATTTTTTCAGATTTTTTCTACAAAAATAAAGAAAAATAA
- a CDS encoding ABC transporter permease yields MVVWSFIYSLISFSFAHEDNFLIFSFMFFLINLLFTVVFASCKFLNLFYDLHKDGLDVILFTKSYSRKYINATKILLCVILATIWSFIFMGCNWLFYLFNITYINQIKAWLAWDFFSPFFTFLVFGSIAGLLASRLSFKLSVLTPIAIFTPLLFLGTGTSVFAKPSNLNYAHYLNLPDSQTDSQTVLDLEKFYLNNNEDTFYLIPKKLSNTKINEKQANLLSDYWNKSSSSSQLWQAVTYLSLPYQFINVFNHKNQGLLKPRVNKKDQALGNYIYYNGLESSENSYEVNNFVGLPTYNLTLNPTNKKQFLVPGALKNKTFLKNQINTNIIYANTNASNFNHHFKEDDQIFGVPNNLVGKLKWEYLKELLESKTFINEANMFFSKLSNNLNKEEILSNISSFIKQNEENLYKNLTDNNTVVLNSVLDNSKIKSNIEKNIYIATGLIYYLFFNQNKSIIFDNLLKNKDGSYKQDKFLITIDNEDYFIGGYSSFVSEEKNINNKSIFRYHLNESENYLFQPVDEIYQVKIKTQVVKKNTFILEWMLISLLLLFSLYSLHNKKDYE; encoded by the coding sequence ATGGTTGTGTGAAGTTTTATTTACTCATTAATATCTTTTTCTTTTGCTCACGAAGATAATTTTTTAATTTTTAGCTTTATGTTTTTTCTAATTAACCTTCTTTTTACAGTAGTTTTTGCTTCTTGTAAGTTTTTAAATTTATTTTATGATTTACATAAAGATGGATTAGATGTTATTTTGTTTACTAAGTCATATTCTAGAAAATATATTAATGCAACTAAAATTTTGTTGTGTGTAATTTTAGCAACAATATGATCTTTTATTTTCATGGGTTGTAATTGACTCTTTTATCTTTTTAACATAACATATATTAATCAAATTAAAGCGTGATTAGCTTGAGATTTTTTTTCACCCTTTTTCACTTTTTTAGTTTTTGGATCAATTGCAGGACTTCTAGCCTCAAGACTAAGTTTTAAACTTTCTGTGCTTACACCGATTGCTATTTTTACACCTTTACTTTTTTTAGGTACAGGAACTTCTGTGTTTGCAAAACCAAGTAATTTGAATTATGCACATTATTTAAATTTACCTGATTCTCAAACTGACTCACAAACAGTTTTAGATTTAGAAAAGTTTTATTTAAATAATAATGAAGATACTTTTTATTTGATTCCTAAAAAACTTTCAAACACAAAAATCAATGAAAAACAAGCAAATCTCCTTTCCGATTATTGAAATAAGTCTTCCTCTTCTTCACAATTGTGACAAGCAGTTACTTATCTTTCTTTACCTTATCAATTTATAAATGTATTTAATCACAAAAATCAAGGCTTACTAAAACCAAGAGTAAATAAAAAAGATCAAGCTTTAGGAAATTACATATATTATAATGGTCTGGAATCTTCAGAAAACAGCTATGAAGTGAATAATTTTGTTGGCTTACCAACTTATAATTTAACCTTAAATCCAACCAATAAAAAACAGTTTTTGGTTCCAGGTGCTTTAAAAAACAAAACTTTTTTAAAAAATCAAATTAACACTAACATAATTTATGCAAATACAAATGCTTCAAATTTTAATCATCATTTTAAAGAAGATGATCAAATATTTGGTGTTCCAAATAATTTAGTTGGTAAATTAAAATGAGAATATTTAAAAGAACTATTAGAATCAAAAACCTTCATAAATGAAGCTAATATGTTTTTTAGCAAGTTATCTAATAATTTAAATAAAGAAGAAATTTTAAGCAACATTTCTTCTTTTATAAAGCAAAATGAAGAAAACTTATACAAAAATTTGACCGACAACAACACAGTAGTATTAAACTCAGTTTTAGATAATTCAAAAATTAAAAGCAACATAGAAAAAAATATTTATATAGCAACAGGGCTTATTTATTACTTATTTTTTAATCAAAATAAATCAATAATTTTTGATAATTTATTAAAAAACAAAGACGGAAGTTATAAACAAGATAAATTTTTAATTACTATAGATAATGAAGACTATTTTATAGGAGGTTATTCTTCTTTTGTTTCAGAAGAAAAAAATATTAATAACAAATCTATTTTTAGATATCATCTAAATGAATCAGAAAATTATTTATTTCAACCTGTTGATGAAATTTATCAAGTAAAAATTAAAACACAAGTTGTTAAGAAAAACACCTTTATTCTTGAGTGAATGCTAATTTCTTTATTGCTTTTGTTTTCTTTATATTCTTTACATAACAAAAAGGATTATGAATAA
- a CDS encoding ATP-binding cassette domain-containing protein, with product MNSNLMLKVKNLKVNLRLKNPIVNKISFSVNLKEVHALIGENGAGKTAIIKSIVNSYVNYTGEIQINNSNSKATNSKSILGYVPSVIDFPKHITTYKYLTLLGKISKLTPTLIDKRVEKFLSIFKIEHLKNQKPYNFSLGQKRKISFIQALIHNPNFIILDDPLANLDFNSKLDIINILKQLKNQGKTILISSNNLEDIDMLVDSVTYIKEGKIIYSGKKDQKLETYFTSQYIKQNNQENVTNESK from the coding sequence ATGAATTCCAATTTAATGTTAAAAGTCAAAAATTTAAAAGTAAATTTAAGACTAAAAAATCCTATAGTTAATAAAATAAGTTTTTCTGTTAATCTCAAGGAAGTTCATGCTCTAATCGGTGAAAATGGAGCAGGAAAAACAGCAATTATCAAGTCTATTGTTAATTCTTATGTAAATTACACAGGTGAAATTCAAATAAATAATTCAAACTCAAAAGCTACAAATTCAAAATCAATTTTAGGTTATGTTCCATCAGTTATAGATTTTCCAAAACATATAACAACTTATAAATATTTAACTTTGTTAGGCAAGATTTCAAAACTAACACCAACTTTAATTGATAAAAGAGTAGAAAAATTTTTATCTATCTTTAAAATTGAACATCTAAAAAATCAAAAACCTTACAATTTTTCTTTAGGTCAAAAAAGAAAAATTTCCTTCATTCAAGCGCTAATTCACAACCCTAATTTTATAATTCTTGATGACCCTTTAGCTAATCTAGATTTCAATAGTAAATTAGATATAATTAATATATTAAAACAACTAAAAAATCAAGGTAAAACTATTTTAATTAGTAGTAATAATTTAGAAGATATCGATATGCTTGTTGACTCAGTTACCTATATAAAAGAAGGAAAAATTATTTATTCAGGTAAAAAAGATCAAAAGTTAGAGACTTATTTTACTTCACAATATATTAAACAAAATAATCAGGAAAATGTCACAAATGAAAGTAAATAA